In Haliaeetus albicilla chromosome 2, bHalAlb1.1, whole genome shotgun sequence, a single genomic region encodes these proteins:
- the LOC104321544 gene encoding osteoclast-associated immunoglobulin-like receptor, with protein sequence MMLLVTHMLAFGAWLVAHSKATPSALTISIFLKPPGVIPPGGSTTICCSCEGDNGNFVLYKKGHQLRSLELRGSRAEFSISNATHEDTGPYSCHYVDGDTVLARSETVDVMVQEFRLPKPVLSVLPGHEVVAGSYVTFRCTIAHSSAGCFLYLEGQVKTLSLLSKEQDDFNLSHVHKGNGGRYSCQCFTKGASFEWSAVSKTLDFVVRDYTWSNVVRLVLGAGVLVLLGLIMAEAVHSHQRRPRPC encoded by the exons ATGATGCTGCTCGTGACCCACATGCTAGCCTTCG GTGCTTGGCTGGTGGCACACAGCAAGGCTACACCAA GTGCCCTGACAATCTCCATCTTCCTGAAGCCACCTGGGGTGATCCCACCTGGAGGCTCCACCACCATCTGCTGCAGTTGCGAGGGTGACAATGGGAACTTCGTGCTGTACAAGAAGGGCCACCAGCTCCGTAGCCTGGAGCTCCGTGGCAGCAGGGCCGAGTTCTCCATCTCTAATGCCACACACGAGGACACAGGTCCCTACAGCTGCCATTACGTGGATGGGGACACTGTGCTGGCTCGCAGTGAAACCGTGGATGTCATGGTGCAAG agTTCCGTCTCCCCAAACCTGTCCTCTCTGTCCTGCCTGGGCATGAGGTGGTTGCAGGATCTTACGTGACTTTCCGTTGCACCATCGCACACTCCAGTGCTGGCTGTTTTCTGTACCTGGAGGGCCAGGTTAAAACCCTCAGCTTACTCTCAAAGGAACAAGATGATTTCAACCTCTCCCATGTGCATAAAGGCAACGGGGGCCGCTACAgctgccagtgtttcaccaagGGTGCTTCATTCGAATGGTCTGCTGTCAGCAAGACCCTGGATTTTGTAGTGAGAG ATTACACCTGGAGCAATGTGGTGCGCCTGGTCCTGGGGGCTGGGGTCCTGGTCCTGCTTGGGCTGATCATGGCTGAGGCTGTGCACAGCCACCAGCGCAGGCCGAGGCCCTGCTAG